From a region of the Oncorhynchus tshawytscha isolate Ot180627B linkage group LG14, Otsh_v2.0, whole genome shotgun sequence genome:
- the LOC112266327 gene encoding keratin, type I cytoskeletal 18-like has translation MGLFPYPSQVHSHEESLKDMDGRYNREMTRLNKMLLQLEGELVQVRMQVERHVDDYQELLHVKMKLEAEIENYRSRMHDIAPDDSVDFSLEQAVNCGKYWTSALLNHLI, from the exons ATGGGTCTCTTTCCTTACCCGTCACAGGTCCACTCCCACGAGGAATCTCTGAAGGACATGGATGGGCGGTACAACCGTGAGATGACTCGCCTCAATAAGATGCTGCTGCAGTTGGAGGGAGAGCTGGTCCAGGTGAGGATGCAGGTGGAGAGGCATGTGGATGACTACCAGGAGCTGCTTCACGTCAAGATGAAGCTGGAAGCCGAGATCGAGAACTACCGCAGCCGAATGCACGACATCGCCCCCGACGACAG CGTGGACTTTTCTTTAGAGCAGGCAGTGAATTGTGGTAAGTACTGGACATCGGCCCTACTGAACCATCTGATCTGA
- the LOC121839201 gene encoding keratin, type II cytoskeletal 8-like, with protein sequence MRVRTTKATWTLWSNSWPTSCSSRSRNWPGTNRNWPGTNRNWPGTNRNWPGTNRNWPGINRNWPGTNRNWPGTNRNWPGTNRNWPGTNRNWPLARDKQKLARDKQKLARDKQKLARDKQKLARDKQKLARDKQKLKQELARCQNEVDQTRNKYQDEIQKKSDLENDFVINKKDVDEGHLAAVDLALELEDLMGELDFLSRGYEEVG encoded by the exons ATGAGAGT GAGGACTACCAAGGCAACGTGGACGCTGTGGTCCAACAGCTGGCCAACGAGTTGCAGCAGCAGATCCAGAAACTGGCCCGGGACAAACAGAAACTGGCCCGGGACAAACAGAAACTGGCCAGGGACAAACAGAAACTGGCCCGGGACAAACAGAAACTGGCCCGGGATAAATAGAAACTGGCCCGGGACAAACAGAAACTGGCCCGGGACAAACAGAAACTGGCCCGGGACAAACAGAAACTGGCCCGGGACAAACAGAAACTGGCCACTGGCCCGGGACAAACAGAAACTGGCCCGGGACAAACAGAAACTGGCCCGGGACAAACAGAAACTGGCCCGGGACAAACAGAAACTGGCCCGGGACAAACAGAAACTGGCCAGGGACAAACAGAAACTGAAGCAGGAGCTGGCCCGCTGCCAGAACGAAGTGGACCAGACACGCAACAA GTACCAGGATGAGATCCAGAAGAAGTCGGATCTGGAGAATGACTTTGTGATCAACAAGAAGGATGTGGATGAGGGCCACCTGGCAGCCGTGGATCTGGCTCTGGAACTGGAGGACCTGATGGGAGAACTGGACTTCCTGAGTCGGGGCTATGAGGAGGTAGGCTGA